One Candidatus Aminicenantes bacterium DNA segment encodes these proteins:
- the cyaB gene encoding class IV adenylate cyclase, which yields MLEVEIKIRIGDPKAMRDRLLGLGAALRRERHRENNVLFDFPDGRLKAGGRALRLRLAGRRASLTFKGPTQKSRRFKVREEFETGVRDLVQARKIVRALGLRPVFRYAKMRTAFRMGKVSVCLDETLLGNFLELEGERPAIARLAEKLGFPSREWITAGYVRMLAEAGYPEGTTHSSPCPSSSSWAVSSNSAPSSSAASAPSSASSSSAPAAPSKSSISSSGVKTCSSASRRSSGRS from the coding sequence GTGCTGGAAGTCGAGATCAAGATTCGGATCGGCGATCCCAAGGCGATGCGGGACCGCCTGCTCGGACTGGGAGCCGCGCTGCGCCGGGAGCGGCACCGGGAAAACAACGTCCTCTTCGATTTCCCCGACGGTCGCTTGAAAGCCGGCGGCCGCGCTTTGCGGCTGCGCCTGGCCGGCCGGCGGGCCAGCCTGACCTTCAAAGGTCCGACCCAAAAATCGAGGCGCTTCAAGGTCCGGGAGGAATTCGAGACCGGGGTCCGCGACCTGGTTCAGGCTCGCAAGATCGTGCGGGCGCTCGGCTTGCGGCCCGTCTTCCGCTACGCCAAGATGCGGACCGCTTTCCGGATGGGCAAGGTCTCAGTCTGCCTGGACGAAACCCTGTTGGGCAATTTTCTCGAACTGGAAGGCGAACGGCCGGCCATCGCCAGGCTGGCCGAAAAATTGGGCTTCCCGTCGCGGGAGTGGATCACCGCAGGCTATGTCCGGATGCTGGCCGAGGCCGGCTATCCGGAAGGGACGACTCACTCCTCGCCGTGCCCCTCGTCATCCTCATGGGCGGTGTCGTCGAACTCGGCCCCCTCTTCCTCAGCGGCCTCCGCCCCTTCTTCGGCTTCGTCGTCGTCCGCACCGGCGGCGCCGTCCAAATCGTCGATCTCGTCGTCGGGGGTGAAGACCTGTTCGTCGGCCTCGAGGAGGTCCTCGGGCCGGTCCTGA
- a CDS encoding polyprenyl synthetase family protein — MDNSPVAAALSDLYRPILPDLALVEDELRRVVPAANPLLAEIGDYLFLLGGKRIRPALLLLSNRLFGLPDGESVFWSAMIEVLHTASLIHDDIVDNSDRRRGQATVHARWGANITVLLGDFLYIQSILLALRKRNYALIDILAGVTAAMIEGELVETSWSGKPDIPEPVYREILNKKTASLFAGACRIGAELGHATPAQSEAMEAFGRCLGMCFQIVDDWLDYAGDAGTLGKPVLSDLREGRFTLPILRCLKRLEGEPKRRILARIESLASDPEVGPEILDAVRATGALAETLEEARRSAAEAEAILRTLPESEAREALLGLIGLLLNRDK, encoded by the coding sequence CAGCCAATCCCCTGCTGGCGGAGATAGGCGACTATCTGTTTCTGCTCGGAGGCAAGCGGATCCGACCCGCGCTTCTTCTCCTCTCGAACCGCCTATTCGGCCTCCCCGACGGAGAATCGGTCTTCTGGTCAGCCATGATCGAAGTCCTCCATACGGCCAGCTTGATCCACGACGATATCGTCGACAACTCCGACCGGCGGCGCGGCCAGGCCACGGTTCACGCCCGCTGGGGGGCTAACATCACCGTCCTGCTGGGCGATTTTCTTTACATCCAATCCATCCTGCTGGCGCTGCGCAAGCGCAACTACGCCCTGATCGACATCCTGGCCGGCGTCACGGCCGCCATGATCGAGGGCGAGCTCGTCGAAACCTCCTGGAGCGGGAAGCCGGATATTCCCGAACCCGTCTACCGTGAGATCCTGAACAAAAAAACGGCCTCCCTCTTCGCCGGAGCCTGCCGCATCGGGGCCGAGCTGGGCCATGCGACCCCGGCCCAATCCGAGGCCATGGAGGCCTTCGGCCGCTGCCTCGGGATGTGCTTCCAGATCGTCGACGATTGGCTCGATTACGCCGGCGACGCCGGCACTCTGGGCAAGCCCGTTCTTTCCGATCTCAGGGAAGGCCGATTCACCTTGCCGATTCTGAGGTGTCTCAAACGCCTCGAGGGCGAGCCGAAACGGCGGATCCTGGCGCGGATCGAAAGCTTGGCCTCCGATCCCGAAGTCGGTCCCGAAATTCTGGACGCGGTTCGAGCCACGGGCGCCCTGGCGGAGACGCTCGAGGAAGCCCGCCGGAGCGCGGCCGAAGCCGAAGCCATCCTCCGAACCCTGCCCGAAAGCGAGGCCCGAGAGGCGCTACTCGGCTTGATCGGCTTGCTGCTCAACCGGGATAAATGA